The sequence CTGGGACGCCGAGCGGGAGAACCAGCAGGCACAGGGCGTGCACGCCGTGCCCGGGCGGACCGCCCAGGGCGCCGGCCGGCGCCGCTAATCCATCAGAGGAAGACAGTTGTCCATCGAGATCGCCAACGAGTCCGGTGTCGAGGTCGACACCGACGCCGTGCTCGCCGTCGCCCGGCACGCCCTCGACGAGATGGGGGTCAACCCGCTCGCCGAGCTCTCCATCCTGCTGGTCGACATCGACTACATGTCCGAGCTGAACCACCGCTGGATGGGCGGGGACGGCCCGACCGACGTGCTCGCCTTCCCCATGGACGAGGGCAGCGTCGACCACGGTCCGGGGGAGAGCAGCCCGGCCGGCGGCGAGCCGGCCCTGCTCGGCGACATCGTGCTCTGCCCCGAGGTGGCGGCCAAGCAGGCGGCCGCGGCCGGCCACTCGGCCGCCGACGAGCTGCACCTGCTCACCGTGCACGGGGTGCTGCACCTGCTCGGCTACGACCACGCCGAGCCGGAGGAGGAGCGGGAGATGTTCGGCCTCCAGGCCCGCCTGCTGTCCAGTTGGCGGTCGACCCGGTCCAGATGATGACCACCCTGGCGGCCGGCGCCGATCCTGCCAATCTGCCCGATCTGCAGCTCATCGTCTTCGCGGCGGGGCTGGTGGTGCTCGCCGGCCTCATCGCGATGACCGAGGCGGCGCTGACCGCCGTCTCCCCGGCCCGGGCCGCCGAGCTGGCCCGCGACGGGGCGCGTGGCGCGCGTGCCCTCCAGGCGGTCGCCGGTGACGTCGTCCGCCACCTCAACCTGCTGCTCCTGCTCCGGCTGCTGGCCGAGCTGACCGCGACCACGCTGGTCGCGCTGGTGGCGGTGGACACCTTCGGCGCCGGCTGGCGGGCCGCCCTGGTCACCGCCGGGGCGATGACCGTGGTCAGCTTCGTGGTGGTCGGGGTCGCCCCGCGCACCCTCGGCCGGCAGCACGCGTACCCGGTGGGCCGGGTGGTCGCGCCGCTGGTGCGCTGGCTGGGCCGGGCGCTCAACCCGCTGGCCTCGCTGCTGATCCTGATCGGCAACGCGGTCACCCCGGGGCGCGGTTTCCGCGAGGGCCCGTTCGCCACCCAGGTGGAGCTGCGCGAGCTGGTCGACCTGGCCGAGCAGCGCGGCGTCGTGGAGCACGGCGAACGCCAGATGATTCACTCGGTCTTCGCCCTCGGCGACACCATCGCCCGCGAGGTGATGGTGCCGCGTACCGAGATGGTGTGGATCGAGGAGCGCAAGACGCTCGCCCAGGCGCTGGCGCTCTTCCTGCGCTCCGGCTTCTCCCGGATCCCGGTGATCGGCGAGAGCGTGGACGACGTGCTCGGCGTGCTCTACCTCAAGGACCTGATCCGGCGGATCCAGAGCGCTCCGGAAGCCCGGCAGCTGCCGGTGGCCGAGCTGATGCGCCCGGCGACCTTCGTGCCGGAGTCCAAGCCGGTCGACGACCTGCTCTCCGAGATGCAGGCGGCCCGCAACCACCTGGTCATCGTCGTCGACGAGTACGGCGGCACCGGCGGCCTGGTCACCATCGAGGACATCCTGGAGGAGATCGTCGGCGAGATCACCGACGAGTACGATGTCGAACGCCCGCCGGTCGAGCACCTGGCGGACGGGGCCGTGCGGGTGACCGCCCGGCTGCCGGTGGAGGACCTGGGCGAGCTGTTCGACACCGAGCTGCCCACCGACGAGGTGGAGACGGTCGGTGGTCTGCTCGCGCAGGCGCTCGGCCGGGTGCCGATTCCCGGCGCCGAGGCCGAGGTGGCCGGGCTCCGGCTGATCGCCGAGGGCACCACCGGCCGGCGCAACCGGATCGACAGCGTGCTGGTGAGCCGGGTCCCGCCGAGCGACGCATCCGACGGCGCGGGGCGCGGCGAGCGTGTCGAGTCCCGCGGCAACCACAACCGTTCCGAGGAGAGGCAACCCGCCGATGCCTGAGTCAC comes from Micromonospora viridifaciens and encodes:
- the ybeY gene encoding rRNA maturation RNase YbeY, yielding MSIEIANESGVEVDTDAVLAVARHALDEMGVNPLAELSILLVDIDYMSELNHRWMGGDGPTDVLAFPMDEGSVDHGPGESSPAGGEPALLGDIVLCPEVAAKQAAAAGHSAADELHLLTVHGVLHLLGYDHAEPEEEREMFGLQARLLSSWRSTRSR
- a CDS encoding hemolysin family protein — its product is MAVDPVQMMTTLAAGADPANLPDLQLIVFAAGLVVLAGLIAMTEAALTAVSPARAAELARDGARGARALQAVAGDVVRHLNLLLLLRLLAELTATTLVALVAVDTFGAGWRAALVTAGAMTVVSFVVVGVAPRTLGRQHAYPVGRVVAPLVRWLGRALNPLASLLILIGNAVTPGRGFREGPFATQVELRELVDLAEQRGVVEHGERQMIHSVFALGDTIAREVMVPRTEMVWIEERKTLAQALALFLRSGFSRIPVIGESVDDVLGVLYLKDLIRRIQSAPEARQLPVAELMRPATFVPESKPVDDLLSEMQAARNHLVIVVDEYGGTGGLVTIEDILEEIVGEITDEYDVERPPVEHLADGAVRVTARLPVEDLGELFDTELPTDEVETVGGLLAQALGRVPIPGAEAEVAGLRLIAEGTTGRRNRIDSVLVSRVPPSDASDGAGRGERVESRGNHNRSEERQPADA